A genomic window from Pseudomonas alcaligenes includes:
- the odhB gene encoding 2-oxoglutarate dehydrogenase complex dihydrolipoyllysine-residue succinyltransferase: MAIEIKAPTFPESVADGTVATWHKKPGDAVKRDELIVDIETDKVVMEVLAEADGVLAEIVKNEGDTVLSGELLGRLGAAGAAVAATPAAAAAAPAAAAPAAAAAASDDAILSPAARKIAEEGGIDPNAITGTGKGGRVTKEDAVAAVAAKNSAPAAAAKPAAPAAEAPVFAAGDRVEKRVPMTRLRAKVAERLVEAQSTMAMLTTFNEVDMHEVMALRSKYKDLFEKTHNGVRLGFMSFFVKAAVEALKRFPAVNASIDGNDIVYHGYQDIGVAVSSDRGLVVPVLRNAELMSLAEVENGIATFGKKAREGKLSIEEMTGGTFTITNGGTFGSMMSTPIVNPPQAAILGMHNIIQRPVAINGQVVIRPMMYLALSYDHRLIDGKEAVSFLVTIKNLLEDPARLLLDI, from the coding sequence ATGGCTATCGAGATCAAAGCCCCAACCTTCCCGGAATCGGTTGCCGACGGCACCGTGGCCACCTGGCACAAGAAGCCGGGCGATGCGGTCAAGCGCGATGAGCTGATCGTCGACATCGAAACCGACAAGGTGGTGATGGAAGTACTCGCCGAAGCCGACGGCGTGCTCGCCGAGATCGTCAAGAACGAGGGCGACACCGTCCTGTCCGGCGAGCTGCTGGGTCGCCTGGGTGCCGCCGGTGCCGCCGTCGCCGCTACTCCGGCTGCGGCCGCTGCCGCTCCTGCCGCCGCAGCTCCGGCTGCCGCTGCCGCCGCCAGCGATGACGCCATCCTGTCGCCGGCCGCGCGCAAGATCGCCGAAGAGGGTGGTATCGACCCGAACGCCATCACCGGCACCGGCAAGGGCGGTCGAGTGACCAAGGAAGACGCCGTCGCCGCCGTCGCCGCCAAGAACTCCGCGCCTGCCGCTGCTGCCAAGCCGGCTGCCCCGGCTGCCGAGGCGCCGGTGTTCGCCGCCGGCGATCGCGTCGAGAAGCGCGTGCCGATGACCCGCCTGCGTGCCAAGGTCGCCGAGCGCCTGGTCGAGGCCCAGTCCACCATGGCCATGCTGACCACCTTCAACGAAGTGGACATGCACGAAGTCATGGCCCTGCGCAGCAAGTACAAGGATCTGTTCGAGAAGACCCACAACGGCGTGCGCCTGGGCTTCATGTCCTTCTTCGTCAAGGCGGCGGTCGAGGCGCTCAAGCGCTTCCCGGCGGTCAACGCCTCGATCGACGGCAACGACATCGTCTACCACGGCTACCAGGACATCGGCGTGGCCGTGTCCAGCGACCGTGGCCTGGTGGTTCCGGTGCTGCGCAATGCCGAGCTGATGAGCCTGGCCGAAGTCGAGAACGGCATCGCCACCTTCGGCAAGAAGGCCCGTGAGGGCAAGCTGTCGATCGAAGAGATGACCGGCGGCACCTTCACCATCACCAACGGCGGTACCTTCGGCTCGATGATGTCGACCCCGATCGTCAACCCGCCGCAGGCCGCCATCCTCGGCATGCACAACATCATCCAGCGTCCGGTGGCCATCAACGGTCAGGTCGTGATCCGCCCGATGATGTACCTGGCGCTGTCCTACGATCACCGCCTGATCGATGGCAAGGAAGCGGTGAGCTTCCTGGTGACCATCAAGAATCTGCTGGAAGACCCGGCTCGCCTGCTGCTGGACATCTGA
- a CDS encoding 2-oxoglutarate dehydrogenase E1 component, with protein MQESVMQRMWDSAHLSGGNAAYVEELYELYLHDPNAVPEEWRTYFQKLPADGHAATDVSHSTVRDHFVLLAKNQRRAQPVSAGSVSSEHEKKQVEVLRLIQAYRMRGHQASTLDPLGLWKRPAPADLSVNHYGLTNADLDTTFRTGELYIGKEEATLREIHEALQQTYCRTIGAEFTHIVDSEQRKWFQQRLESVRGRPAYSAEVQGHLLERLTAAEGLEKYLGTKYPGTKRFGLEGGESLIPLLDEIIQRSGSYGTQEIVIGMAHRGRLNVLVNTFGKNPRDLFDEFEGKQVEGLSSGDVKYHQGFSSNVMTPGGEVHLALAFNPSHLEIVSPVVEGSVRARQDRRNDTTGDKVLPISIHGDAAFAGQGVVMETFQMSQTRAYKTGGTIHIVINNQVGFTTSRPEDSRSTEYCTDVAKMIQAPIFHVNGDDPEAVLFVTQLAVDYRMQFKRDVVIDLVCYRRRGHNEADEPSGTQPLMYQQIAKQRTTRELYADSLVQSGRIAEDAVKAKIEEYRSALDNGQHVVKSLVKEPNKELFVDWRPYLGHAWTARHDTRFELKTLQDLANKLLEIPEGFVLQRQVAKVLEDRAKMTAGAMPINWGYAENLAYATLLFEGHPVRMTGQDVGRGTFSHRHAALHNQKDASTYLPLQNLFEGQPRFQLFDSFLSEEAVLAFEYGYATTMPNALVIWEAQFGDFANGAQVVFDQFISSGEHKWGRLCGLTMLLPHGYEGQGPEHSSARLERFLQLCAEHNMQVCVPTTPAQIYHLLRRQVIRPLRKPLVVLSPKSLLRHPLAISTLEELAEGSFQTVIGEIDPIEAKKVERVILCSGKVYYDLLAKRRAENREDTAIVRIEQLYPFPEDDLAEALAPYKNLKHIVWCQEEPMNQGAWYCSQHHMRRVASAHKKELFLQYAGRDASAAPACGYASMHAEQQEKLLNDAFTV; from the coding sequence ATGCAAGAAAGCGTGATGCAGCGCATGTGGGACAGCGCCCACCTATCCGGTGGCAACGCGGCCTACGTGGAAGAGCTCTATGAGCTCTACCTGCACGATCCCAACGCTGTGCCCGAAGAGTGGCGCACCTACTTCCAGAAACTGCCGGCCGACGGCCATGCCGCCACCGACGTTTCGCACTCCACTGTCCGCGATCATTTCGTGCTGCTGGCGAAGAACCAGCGCCGCGCTCAACCGGTTTCCGCCGGGAGCGTCAGCAGCGAGCACGAGAAGAAGCAGGTGGAAGTCCTGCGCCTGATCCAGGCATACCGCATGCGCGGCCACCAGGCCTCGACGCTCGACCCGCTGGGTCTGTGGAAGCGTCCGGCACCGGCCGATCTGTCGGTCAACCACTATGGCCTGACCAACGCCGACCTCGACACCACCTTCCGCACCGGTGAACTCTACATCGGCAAGGAGGAGGCGACCTTACGGGAAATCCACGAGGCGCTGCAGCAGACATATTGTCGCACCATCGGTGCCGAGTTCACCCACATCGTCGATTCCGAGCAGCGCAAGTGGTTCCAGCAGCGCCTGGAGAGCGTGCGTGGCCGTCCGGCTTACTCGGCCGAGGTGCAGGGCCACCTGCTCGAGCGCCTGACCGCCGCCGAGGGCCTGGAAAAGTACCTGGGCACCAAGTACCCGGGCACCAAGCGCTTCGGTCTGGAAGGCGGCGAGAGCCTGATCCCGCTGCTGGACGAGATCATCCAGCGCTCCGGCTCCTACGGCACCCAGGAAATCGTCATCGGCATGGCCCACCGTGGCCGCCTCAACGTGCTGGTCAACACCTTCGGCAAGAACCCGCGCGACCTGTTCGACGAGTTCGAAGGCAAGCAGGTCGAGGGCCTGTCCTCTGGTGACGTGAAGTACCACCAGGGCTTCTCCTCCAACGTCATGACCCCGGGCGGCGAAGTGCACCTGGCGCTGGCGTTCAACCCGTCGCACCTGGAGATCGTCTCCCCGGTGGTCGAGGGTTCCGTGCGCGCCCGCCAGGACCGCCGCAACGACACCACCGGCGACAAGGTGCTGCCGATTTCCATCCACGGCGACGCGGCCTTCGCCGGCCAGGGCGTGGTCATGGAAACCTTCCAGATGTCGCAGACCCGTGCCTACAAGACCGGCGGCACCATCCACATCGTGATCAACAACCAGGTCGGCTTCACCACCAGCCGTCCCGAGGACTCGCGTTCGACCGAGTACTGCACTGATGTGGCGAAGATGATCCAGGCGCCGATCTTCCACGTGAACGGCGACGACCCGGAGGCCGTGCTGTTCGTCACCCAGCTGGCCGTCGACTACCGCATGCAGTTCAAGCGCGACGTGGTCATCGACCTGGTCTGCTACCGCCGCCGCGGCCACAACGAGGCCGACGAGCCGAGCGGCACCCAGCCGCTGATGTACCAGCAGATCGCCAAGCAGCGCACCACCCGCGAGCTGTATGCCGACAGCCTGGTGCAGTCCGGCCGTATCGCCGAGGACGCGGTCAAGGCCAAGATCGAGGAATACCGCAGCGCGCTGGACAACGGCCAGCACGTGGTCAAAAGCCTGGTCAAGGAGCCGAACAAGGAGCTGTTCGTCGACTGGCGCCCCTACCTGGGCCATGCCTGGACCGCGCGCCACGATACCCGCTTCGAGCTGAAGACCCTGCAGGACCTGGCCAACAAGCTGCTGGAAATCCCGGAAGGCTTCGTCCTGCAGCGCCAGGTTGCCAAGGTGCTGGAAGACCGCGCCAAGATGACCGCCGGCGCCATGCCGATCAACTGGGGCTACGCCGAGAACCTGGCCTACGCCACCCTGCTGTTCGAAGGCCATCCGGTGCGCATGACTGGCCAGGACGTCGGCCGCGGCACCTTCTCGCACCGCCACGCGGCGCTGCACAACCAGAAGGACGCCAGCACCTACCTGCCGCTGCAGAACCTGTTCGAAGGCCAGCCGCGCTTCCAGCTGTTCGACTCCTTCCTCTCGGAAGAGGCCGTACTGGCGTTCGAATATGGCTATGCCACCACCATGCCCAACGCTCTGGTGATCTGGGAAGCGCAGTTCGGCGACTTCGCCAACGGTGCCCAGGTGGTGTTCGACCAGTTCATCTCCAGTGGCGAGCACAAGTGGGGCCGCCTGTGCGGCCTGACCATGCTGCTGCCGCACGGCTACGAAGGGCAGGGCCCGGAGCACAGTTCCGCGCGCCTGGAGCGCTTCCTGCAGCTGTGCGCCGAGCACAACATGCAGGTCTGCGTGCCGACCACCCCGGCGCAGATCTACCACCTGCTGCGCCGCCAGGTCATCCGCCCGCTGCGCAAGCCGCTGGTGGTGCTGTCGCCCAAGTCGCTGCTGCGCCACCCGCTGGCCATCTCGACCCTGGAAGAACTGGCCGAGGGCTCGTTCCAGACCGTCATCGGCGAGATCGATCCGATCGAGGCGAAGAAGGTCGAGCGCGTCATCCTGTGCAGCGGCAAGGTGTACTACGACCTGCTGGCCAAGCGCCGTGCCGAGAACCGCGAAGACACCGCCATCGTGCGTATCGAGCAGCTCTATCCGTTCCCCGAGGACGACCTGGCCGAGGCTCTGGCGCCGTACAAGAACCTCAAGCACATCGTCTGGTGTCAGGAAGAGCCGATGAACCAGGGCGCCTGGTACTGCAGCCAGCACCATATGCGTCGCGTCGCCTCGGCGCACAAGAAGGAGCTGTTCCTGCAGTACGCCGGTCGCGACGCTTCGGCGGCCCCGGCCTGTGGTTATGCCTCGATGCACGCCGAACAGCAGGAAAAACTGCTGAACGACGCCTTTACTGTCTAA
- a CDS encoding succinate dehydrogenase iron-sulfur subunit has protein sequence MSLGKTLQVSVYRYNPEKDAAPFMQDFDIEIDGKDLMVLDVLALIKEQDEGFSYRRSCREGVCGSDGMNISGKNGLACITPISTVVKGNKLVIRPLPGLPVIRDLVVDMSIFYKQYEKVQPFLQNDTPAPAIERLQSPEEREKLDGLYECILCACCSTSCPSFWWNPDKFLGPAALLQAYRFLADSRDTKTAERLASLDDPFSVFRCRGIMNCVNVCPKGLNPTKAIGHVRNMLLQSGT, from the coding sequence ATGTCTCTTGGCAAAACCTTGCAAGTCAGCGTCTATCGCTACAACCCGGAAAAGGACGCCGCACCTTTCATGCAGGACTTCGACATCGAGATCGATGGCAAGGACCTGATGGTGCTCGACGTGCTGGCCCTGATCAAGGAACAGGACGAGGGCTTCTCCTACCGTCGTTCCTGCCGCGAGGGCGTGTGCGGTTCCGACGGCATGAACATCAGCGGCAAGAACGGCCTGGCCTGCATCACCCCGATCTCCACCGTGGTGAAGGGCAACAAGCTGGTCATTCGTCCGCTGCCGGGCCTGCCGGTCATCCGTGACCTGGTCGTCGATATGAGCATCTTCTACAAGCAGTACGAGAAGGTGCAGCCGTTCCTGCAGAACGATACTCCGGCTCCGGCCATCGAGCGTCTGCAGAGCCCGGAAGAGCGCGAGAAGCTGGACGGCCTGTACGAGTGCATCCTGTGCGCGTGCTGCTCCACCAGCTGCCCGTCGTTCTGGTGGAACCCGGACAAGTTCCTCGGTCCCGCTGCGCTGCTGCAGGCCTATCGCTTCCTGGCCGACAGCCGCGACACCAAGACCGCCGAGCGTCTGGCGTCCCTGGACGACCCGTTCAGCGTGTTCCGCTGCCGCGGCATCATGAACTGCGTCAACGTCTGCCCGAAAGGCCTGAATCCGACCAAGGCCATCGGTCACGTGCGCAACATGCTGCTGCAGAGCGGTACCTGA
- the sdhA gene encoding succinate dehydrogenase flavoprotein subunit, with translation MSSIRTLSYDAIIVGGGGAGMRAALQLAQGGHKTAVVTKVFPTRSHTVSAQGGITCAIASADPNDDWRWHMYDTVKGSDYIGDQDAIEYMCSVGPEAVFELEHMGLPFSRTEQGRIYQRPFGGQSKGPDNPTQAARTCAAADRTGHALLHTLYQANLKAGTSFLNEWYAVDLVKNQDDAIVGIIAICIETGETVYIRSKAVVLATGGAGRIYASTTNALINTGDGVGMALRAGVPVQDIEMWQFHPTGIAGAGVLVTEGCRGEGGYLINAHGERFMERYAPNAKDLAGRDVVARSMVKEVIAGNGCGPNKDHVLLKLDHLGEEVLHSRLPGICELSKTFAHVDPVVAPVPVIPTCHYMMGGVATNIHGQAITQDASGNDKIIEGLFAVGEVACVSVHGANRLGGNSLLDLVVFGRAAGLHLEKALKEGVEVRGASETDIEQSLKRLSGVNERSSGEEVAPLKRELQQCMQNYFGVFRTGEYMKKGIAQLADLRERIANVKIADKSQAFNTARIEALELQNLLEVAEATAIAADTRTESRGAHAREDYEERDDENWLCHSLYFPGDKRVAKRAVNFAPKTVPAFEPKVRTY, from the coding sequence ATGTCTAGCATTCGTACTCTTTCCTATGACGCCATCATCGTCGGTGGCGGTGGTGCGGGCATGCGTGCCGCACTGCAGCTGGCTCAGGGTGGTCACAAGACTGCCGTGGTGACCAAGGTCTTCCCGACCCGTTCGCACACCGTGTCCGCCCAGGGCGGCATCACCTGCGCCATCGCCTCGGCCGACCCGAACGACGATTGGCGCTGGCACATGTACGACACCGTCAAGGGCTCCGACTACATCGGTGACCAGGACGCGATCGAATACATGTGCTCCGTCGGTCCGGAAGCCGTGTTCGAACTCGAGCACATGGGCCTGCCGTTCTCCCGTACCGAGCAGGGCCGCATCTACCAGCGCCCGTTCGGTGGCCAGTCCAAGGGGCCGGACAATCCGACCCAGGCGGCCCGTACCTGCGCCGCGGCCGACCGTACCGGTCACGCCCTGCTGCACACCCTGTACCAGGCCAACCTGAAGGCTGGCACCTCGTTCCTCAACGAGTGGTACGCGGTGGACCTGGTGAAGAACCAGGACGACGCCATCGTCGGCATCATCGCCATCTGCATCGAGACCGGCGAGACCGTCTATATCCGCTCCAAGGCCGTGGTTCTGGCCACTGGCGGTGCCGGTCGTATCTACGCCTCCACCACCAACGCCCTGATCAACACCGGTGACGGTGTCGGCATGGCCCTGCGTGCCGGCGTGCCGGTGCAGGATATCGAGATGTGGCAGTTCCACCCGACCGGCATCGCCGGCGCCGGTGTACTGGTCACCGAGGGTTGCCGCGGTGAGGGTGGCTACCTGATCAACGCCCACGGCGAGCGCTTCATGGAGCGCTACGCGCCGAACGCCAAGGACCTGGCCGGTCGCGATGTGGTTGCCCGCTCCATGGTCAAGGAAGTGATCGCCGGCAACGGCTGTGGCCCGAACAAGGACCACGTGCTGCTGAAGCTCGATCACCTCGGCGAGGAAGTGCTGCACAGCCGTCTGCCGGGCATCTGCGAACTGTCCAAGACCTTCGCTCATGTCGATCCGGTGGTCGCGCCGGTTCCGGTCATCCCGACCTGTCACTACATGATGGGTGGCGTGGCCACCAACATCCATGGCCAGGCCATCACCCAGGACGCCAGCGGCAACGACAAGATCATCGAAGGTCTGTTCGCCGTGGGCGAAGTCGCCTGCGTATCGGTACACGGTGCCAACCGTCTGGGCGGCAACTCGCTGCTCGACCTGGTGGTATTCGGCCGCGCCGCCGGCCTGCACCTGGAGAAGGCGCTCAAGGAAGGCGTGGAAGTTCGTGGCGCCAGCGAGACCGACATCGAGCAGTCGCTCAAGCGTCTGTCCGGCGTCAACGAGCGCAGCAGCGGCGAAGAAGTCGCCCCGCTCAAGCGCGAGCTGCAGCAGTGCATGCAGAACTACTTCGGTGTATTCCGTACCGGCGAATACATGAAGAAGGGCATCGCCCAGCTGGCCGACCTGCGCGAGCGCATCGCCAACGTCAAGATCGCCGACAAGAGCCAGGCCTTCAACACCGCGCGCATCGAAGCGCTGGAGCTGCAGAACCTGCTGGAAGTGGCCGAGGCCACTGCCATCGCCGCCGATACTCGTACCGAGTCGCGTGGTGCCCATGCCCGTGAAGACTACGAGGAGCGTGACGACGAGAACTGGCTGTGTCACTCCCTGTACTTCCCAGGTGACAAGCGTGTGGCCAAACGCGCGGTCAACTTCGCGCCGAAGACCGTTCCGGCGTTCGAACCCAAAGTACGTACTTATTAA
- the sdhD gene encoding succinate dehydrogenase, hydrophobic membrane anchor protein, with the protein MVTNVTNFSRSGLYDWMVQRVSAVVLAAYFLFLIGYLVVNPGLGYAEWHALFSHNAMRIFSLLALVALIVHAWVGMWTITTDYLTPMAIGRWATGVRFLVQAACGVLQFVVFVWGVQILWGF; encoded by the coding sequence ATGGTAACTAATGTCACCAACTTTTCGCGCTCGGGTCTCTATGACTGGATGGTGCAGCGCGTCTCTGCTGTTGTCCTTGCTGCTTACTTTCTGTTCCTGATTGGCTATCTGGTGGTCAATCCGGGGCTGGGCTATGCCGAATGGCATGCCCTGTTCTCCCACAATGCGATGCGCATCTTCAGCCTGCTGGCGCTGGTTGCGCTGATCGTGCACGCCTGGGTTGGCATGTGGACCATCACTACCGACTACCTGACGCCCATGGCTATCGGCCGTTGGGCGACCGGCGTGCGTTTCCTCGTCCAGGCGGCTTGCGGCGTGCTTCAGTTCGTCGTGTTCGTCTGGGGTGTGCAGATCCTGTGGGGTTTCTGA
- the sdhC gene encoding succinate dehydrogenase, cytochrome b556 subunit encodes MKKAVNSQRPVNLDLRTIKLPITAYTSILHRVSGVILFLGIVVMLFALDKSLVSEEGFAEVQACLASPLAKLIIWGLLSALLYHLVAGVRHLIMDMGVGESLEGGKLGSKIVIAVSAVVIVLAGVWIW; translated from the coding sequence GTGAAAAAAGCCGTGAATAGCCAACGACCTGTAAACCTAGATCTCAGGACCATAAAACTCCCGATCACAGCTTATACGTCCATTCTGCACCGGGTTTCCGGTGTCATCCTCTTCCTGGGTATCGTCGTGATGCTGTTTGCTCTCGACAAATCCCTGGTGTCCGAGGAGGGCTTTGCAGAAGTCCAGGCGTGCCTGGCCAGCCCACTGGCCAAGTTGATCATCTGGGGTCTGCTGTCCGCCCTGCTGTACCACCTGGTGGCCGGTGTACGCCACCTGATCATGGACATGGGTGTCGGTGAGTCGCTGGAAGGCGGCAAGCTGGGCTCGAAGATCGTCATCGCCGTGTCGGCGGTGGTCATCGTGCTGGCGGGAGTTTGGATATGGTAA
- the gltA gene encoding citrate synthase has product MADKKAQLIIEGNAPVELPVLTGTVGPDVVDVRGLTATGRFTFDPGFMSTASCESKITYIDGDAGVLLHRGYPIEQLAEKSDYLETCYLLLNGELPTAEQKAKFVSVIKNHTMVHEQLKSFFNGFRRDAHPMAIMCGVVGALSAFYHDSLDINNPQHREVSAMRLIAKMPTIAAMAYKYSMGQPMMYPRNDLNYAENFLHMMFNTPCEIKPISPVLAKAMDRIFVLHADHEQNASTSTVRLAGSSGANPFACIAAGIAALWGPAHGGANEAVLTMLDEIGSVENIDKYIAKAKDKNDPFKLMGFGHRVYKNRDPRATVMKKTCDEVLAELGIKNDPQLELAMRLEEIALTDPYFKERNLYPNVDFYSGIILKAIGIPTSMFTVIFALSRTVGWISHWKEMLSSPYKIGRPRQLYTGYDKRDYVKLEDRK; this is encoded by the coding sequence ATGGCTGACAAAAAAGCGCAGTTGATCATCGAGGGCAATGCCCCCGTAGAGCTGCCCGTACTGACCGGCACCGTAGGTCCCGATGTTGTCGACGTGAGGGGCCTGACCGCCACGGGTCGCTTCACCTTTGATCCTGGCTTTATGTCGACCGCCTCTTGCGAGTCGAAGATCACCTACATCGACGGCGACGCCGGTGTTCTGCTGCACCGCGGCTACCCCATCGAGCAGCTGGCCGAGAAGTCCGACTACCTGGAAACCTGCTACCTGCTGCTGAACGGCGAACTGCCGACCGCCGAGCAGAAGGCCAAGTTCGTCAGCGTCATCAAGAACCACACCATGGTTCATGAACAGCTGAAGAGCTTCTTCAACGGTTTCCGCCGCGACGCCCACCCGATGGCCATCATGTGCGGCGTGGTCGGCGCCCTCTCCGCCTTCTACCACGACTCGCTGGACATCAATAATCCGCAGCACCGCGAAGTCTCGGCCATGCGCTTGATCGCCAAGATGCCGACCATCGCCGCCATGGCCTACAAGTACTCCATGGGCCAGCCCATGATGTACCCGCGTAACGACCTGAACTACGCAGAAAACTTCCTGCACATGATGTTCAACACCCCGTGCGAGATCAAACCGATCAGCCCGGTGCTGGCCAAGGCGATGGACCGCATCTTCGTTCTGCACGCCGACCATGAGCAGAACGCCTCCACCTCCACCGTGCGCCTGGCAGGCTCCTCGGGTGCCAACCCGTTCGCCTGTATCGCCGCCGGTATCGCCGCTCTCTGGGGCCCGGCACACGGCGGCGCCAACGAAGCCGTGCTGACCATGCTGGACGAGATCGGCAGCGTCGAGAACATCGACAAGTACATCGCCAAGGCCAAGGATAAGAACGATCCGTTCAAGCTGATGGGCTTCGGCCACCGCGTGTACAAGAACCGCGACCCGCGCGCCACCGTGATGAAGAAGACCTGCGACGAAGTGCTGGCCGAACTGGGCATCAAGAACGACCCGCAGCTGGAACTGGCCATGCGCCTGGAAGAGATCGCCCTGACCGATCCGTACTTCAAGGAGCGCAACCTGTACCCGAACGTGGACTTCTACTCGGGCATCATCCTCAAGGCCATCGGCATTCCGACCAGCATGTTCACCGTGATCTTCGCCCTGTCGCGTACCGTCGGCTGGATCTCGCACTGGAAGGAAATGCTCTCCAGCCCCTACAAGATCGGCCGTCCGCGCCAGCTGTACACCGGCTACGACAAGCGCGACTACGTCAAGCTGGAAGACCGCAAGTAA
- a CDS encoding START domain-containing protein — translation MVFFRMAALCTFGLLVSAQVQAESWQLSKDEEGIRVYLSEVPGSKYKAYRGVTTIKGDVASLRALQEDVQGSCTWIHACAEQRLLKHEGAQSWVYTRFAMPWPVQARDSILHVVSEQGADGSLTRRLEGQPQYLPEDREHVRVASLQGYWRFVPQGEGQVEVTYQVHTEPGGSVPSWLANSFVVDAPFNTLKGLRELAEKR, via the coding sequence ATGGTTTTCTTTCGAATGGCGGCGCTCTGCACCTTCGGCCTGCTGGTCAGCGCCCAGGTGCAGGCCGAGAGCTGGCAGCTGAGCAAGGACGAGGAGGGTATCCGGGTCTACCTCAGCGAGGTACCGGGCTCCAAGTACAAGGCTTACCGCGGCGTAACCACGATCAAGGGCGATGTCGCCAGCTTGCGCGCCCTGCAGGAGGATGTGCAGGGGTCATGCACCTGGATCCACGCCTGCGCCGAGCAGCGCCTGCTCAAGCACGAGGGGGCGCAAAGCTGGGTCTATACCCGTTTCGCGATGCCCTGGCCGGTGCAGGCGCGCGATTCGATCCTGCATGTGGTGTCGGAACAGGGTGCCGACGGCAGCCTGACCCGCCGGCTGGAAGGGCAGCCGCAGTACCTGCCGGAGGATCGGGAGCATGTGCGGGTCGCCAGCCTGCAGGGCTACTGGCGCTTCGTGCCGCAGGGTGAGGGCCAGGTCGAGGTGACCTACCAGGTGCACACCGAGCCGGGTGGCAGCGTGCCGTCCTGGTTGGCCAACAGTTTCGTGGTGGATGCGCCGTTCAATACCCTCAAGGGATTGCGCGAGCTGGCCGAGAAACGCTGA
- a CDS encoding YkgJ family cysteine cluster protein, with translation MQCRTGCGACCIAPSISSPIPGMPQGKRAGERCLHLTAELRCAIFGQPERPSVCSGFSADPEVCGSSREEAIRLLGWLEQATA, from the coding sequence ATGCAATGTCGCACCGGGTGCGGTGCCTGCTGTATCGCGCCTTCCATCAGTTCGCCGATTCCCGGCATGCCCCAGGGCAAGCGGGCTGGCGAGCGTTGCCTGCACCTGACCGCCGAGCTGCGCTGCGCCATCTTCGGCCAGCCTGAGCGGCCATCGGTCTGCTCCGGTTTTTCCGCCGACCCGGAAGTTTGTGGGAGCAGCCGCGAGGAGGCCATCCGCCTGCTCGGCTGGCTGGAGCAGGCCACCGCCTGA
- a CDS encoding DMT family protein, translated as MPVWLQTAALLTLSNIFMTFAWYGHLKTLNAKPWFIAALISWGIAFFEYMIMVPANRIGYTELSVGQLKIMQEVITLAVFVPFSVYVMHQPLKLDYLWAGLCLLGAVYFIFRA; from the coding sequence ATGCCCGTCTGGTTGCAAACCGCCGCCCTGCTGACCCTCTCCAACATCTTCATGACCTTCGCCTGGTACGGACACCTGAAGACGCTGAACGCCAAGCCCTGGTTCATCGCCGCGCTGATCAGCTGGGGCATCGCCTTCTTCGAATACATGATCATGGTGCCGGCCAACCGCATCGGTTACACCGAACTGTCGGTCGGCCAGCTGAAAATCATGCAGGAAGTCATCACCCTGGCGGTGTTCGTGCCGTTCAGCGTCTACGTGATGCACCAGCCGCTGAAGCTGGACTACCTGTGGGCCGGCCTATGCCTGCTCGGCGCCGTGTACTTCATCTTCCGCGCCTGA